From one Solanum stenotomum isolate F172 chromosome 12, ASM1918654v1, whole genome shotgun sequence genomic stretch:
- the LOC125849272 gene encoding 1-aminocyclopropane-1-carboxylate oxidase: METFPVVNMEMLNTEKRAAALEKIKDACENWGFFEVINHGISHDLLDTVEKFTKEHYKKCMEQRFKEMVASKGLEAVQTEIDDLDWESTFFLKHLPVSNISEVPDLEDDYRKIMKEFADKLEKLAEQLLDLLCENLGLEQGYLKKVFYGSKGPTFGTKVSNYPPCPKPDLIKGLRAHTDAGGIILLFQDDKVSGLQLLKDGKWIDVPPMRHSIVINLGDQLEVITNGKYKSVEHRVIAQPDGNRMSLASFYNPGSDAVIYPAPELLEKEEKENTVMYPKFVFEDYMKLYAGLKFQAKEPRFEAMKAVETAVNLGPIATV; this comes from the exons ATGGAGACTTTCCCAGTGGTTAACATGGAGATGCTCAACACTGAAAAAAGGGCTGCAGCATTGGAGAAAATAAAAGATGCTTGTGAGAACTGGGGATTCTTTGAG GTGATAAATCATGGGATCTCTCATGATCTTCTGGACACAGTGGAGAAGTTCACAAAGGAACATTACAAGAAGTGTATGGAACAAAGGTTCAAGGAAATGGTGGCAAGTAAAGGCCTTGAAGCTGTTCAGACTGAAATTGATGATTTGGACTGGGAAAGTACTTTCTTCTTGAAACATCTTCCTGTTTCAAACATTTCAGAAGTTCCTGATCTTGAAGATGATTACAG GAAAATCATGAAGGAGTTTGCTGATAAACTGGAGAAACTAGCAGAGCAACTGTTGGACTTGCTGTGTGAAAATCTAGGACTAGAGCAAGGTTACTTGAAGAAAGTGTTTTATGGTTCAAAGGGTCCTACTTTTGGCACCAAAGTTAGCAACTACCCACCATGTCCCAAGCCTGATCTCATTAAAGGCCTGAGGGCTCACACAGATGCTGGTGGCATCATCCTTCTATTCCAAGATGACAAAGTCAGTGGTCTCCAACTACTCAAAGATGGCAAATGGATTGATGTTCCACCAATGCGCCACTCCATTGTCATCAACCTCGGTGACCAACTCGAG GTGATTACCAATGGAAAATACAAGAGTGTGGAGCACAGGGTGATTGCTCAGCCTGATGGAAACAGAATGTCCTTGGCTTCGTTCTATAATCCGGGGAGTGATGCTGTCATCTATCCAGCACCAGAATTGTTGgagaaggaagaaaaagagaacACAGTAATGTATCCCAAATTTGTTTTTGAGGACTATATGAAATTATATGCAGGTCTCAAATTCCAAGCTAAGGAGCCAAGGTTTGAAGCAATGAAGGCTGTGGAAACTGCTGTCAACTTGGGCCCAATAGCAACTGTATGA